In one Bradyrhizobium sp. 4 genomic region, the following are encoded:
- the hisC gene encoding histidinol-phosphate transaminase — translation MLSSLSPVARELDALPSGRPTADNACVKLNTNENPFPLPAIVMRSAIAALEVQYRYPEDDNVSLRQAAAAAYGIATDRVMAGNGSSELLSLIYRAFLAPGDGVAMMSPGFSFNRKLAMLQGARFIEIPWSEPDCLPMDELLFGPAKHAKFILLANPNNPTGTFVPVAEIERLVTRSDRLIVLDEAYVDFAPEDGLRLIERHSNLLVLRTLSKSHSAAGIRVGFGFGHPELIGRLRNIQNVFNMNVVAHAVGMSVLAHRDAYEENHRHVRSERQRVAAALSEFGFSVTPSHANFLLARVPVGQGGRWWQAALLDQSVLVAFFPDPGLEECIRVSIGTKRQMDAFLAAVGSILKKVGCRG, via the coding sequence ATGCTTTCCTCGCTCTCGCCGGTGGCTCGCGAATTGGATGCTCTGCCGTCCGGGCGGCCCACCGCGGACAATGCTTGCGTGAAACTGAACACGAATGAGAACCCATTTCCCTTGCCAGCCATCGTGATGCGAAGCGCGATTGCAGCTCTTGAGGTGCAATACCGCTATCCAGAAGACGACAATGTCAGCTTGAGACAAGCGGCCGCAGCGGCCTATGGGATTGCCACTGATCGCGTGATGGCCGGCAATGGATCGTCTGAACTCCTCAGTCTCATTTACAGAGCCTTTCTTGCCCCGGGCGACGGCGTCGCAATGATGTCGCCCGGCTTCTCATTCAATCGCAAGCTTGCGATGTTGCAAGGGGCCCGGTTCATTGAAATTCCCTGGTCTGAACCCGACTGCTTGCCGATGGACGAGCTGCTTTTCGGTCCGGCTAAACATGCCAAGTTCATTCTGCTGGCCAATCCGAACAATCCGACCGGAACCTTCGTTCCGGTCGCTGAGATCGAGCGCCTCGTTACACGGTCTGACCGATTGATCGTATTGGACGAAGCTTATGTCGATTTCGCACCTGAGGACGGCCTACGCCTCATTGAGCGCCATTCGAATCTTCTGGTCCTGCGCACGCTTTCCAAGAGTCATTCCGCCGCTGGCATTCGCGTCGGCTTCGGTTTCGGCCATCCCGAGCTGATTGGGCGGCTTCGCAACATCCAGAATGTTTTTAACATGAATGTGGTCGCTCATGCCGTAGGCATGAGCGTCCTTGCGCATCGCGACGCCTACGAGGAGAACCATCGCCACGTCAGGTCTGAGCGTCAGCGCGTAGCGGCCGCCCTCTCGGAATTTGGGTTCTCCGTAACGCCTTCCCACGCGAACTTCCTCCTCGCCCGTGTGCCGGTAGGCCAGGGTGGCAGATGGTGGCAGGCGGCGTTGCTAGACCAGAGCGTCCTCGTTGCCTTCTTTCCGGATCCCGGCCTGGAAGAGTGCATTCGGGTTAGCATCGGTACAAAGCGCCAGATGGATGCGTTTCTTGCGGCTGTCGGCAGCATTCTTAAGAAAGTGGGATGCCGTGGCTAG